In Acidimicrobiales bacterium, the sequence GGCGAGGACCTGCGGGCCAACATCCCCGGCGCCCAGCGTCCCGGCATCGACCACCGCGTCTATGAGGCCAGCCACTTCATCCAGGAGGACCGAGGCGAGGAGGTGGCTGCCGACATCGTGGCGCTCATCGACCAGCACCCGACGTAGCGCCGGGCCTCGTCACCTCGTCCGGTGGTCGGTGAGCGAGACGACGTCGGGCCGGGCGTAGTGGCCCACCGGATCGAACCTCCGCCGTGCCGAGGCGATGTCGCTCAGGTCGAGCGAGGCGGTGACGACGCCGCGCTCGCCGATCAGTGGTCCGGCTATGACCTCCCCGCCGGGGGCGACGATCGTGCTGTTCCCCTTGGACAACCAGTCGTCGTCACCCCCGTACATCTCGTCTGCGCCGGCGAGTTCACGAGGCATGTCGCTGCCCCGGATGCAGGCGCTCACGCCGACGACGAACACGCCGCCCTCCTTGGCGATGTGGCGCAGGGTCGGGATCCACTCGTCGCTGTTGTCCCAGGTGGGCGAGAGCAGCAGGTCGATGCCCTGCTCGTACATCGCGGTGCGGGCGAGCGGCATGTAGTTCTCCCAGCAGATGAGCGAGCCGACCCGTACCCCGTCCATGTCGACGACGGTGAGCAGATCGCCCTGGCCCTGTGCCCACACGAGACGTTCGGCGCCGGTGGGGACGAGCTTGCGGTGGCGGCCGGCGAGGTGGCCGTCGCGGTCGATGTAGGCGACGGTGTTGTACAAGGTGCCGGATCGCACCCGCTCGGTGACACCGAGCGCGACCCAGACTCCTGCGTCGTTCGCCGCGGCCCGCACGTCGTCGAGGTCGTTGCCGTCGAGGTCAACTGCTTGGCTGGCGAACCGGTCGTACCACTCACGGTCGCTCCAGGGGCTCGTGCGCCAGGCCCAGTCCGGGTAGCAGGGGGCGAACGACTCGGGGAACACGACCAGATCTGCTCCGCCGGCCGCGGCCGTGGCGAGCTGGTCGATGACCACGGCGAGGGTCGCTTGCCGGTCGAGGACGACCGGTGTCGCTTGCACCGCGGCCACCGTGAACGAGGACGGGCGGTCGATGCCCGGTGTGGATTCCCGCTCCGGTGTGCCGGTGCTCGCCATGCTGGCTCCTCTGCTGCACATCGGGAGTGGGGTGGTTCAATCTAGACCAGCCTCGGGCCTTCGACCGGCCGCGATCCCGAGGTGGTGGTGAAGCGGGCCACGATTGCAGCGACGAGATCGTCGGTGATGGGCTGGCCCGCGAGCAGGCGCTTGAAGAAAAGCGGTCCGGCGAGAATGGCGACGGCGGCCTCGATGTCGGCGACCCCTGAGAGCTCGTCCCGCGCCACGCCGGCTTCGATGGCACGGCGGAGCCCAGCAGTGCCCTCGGCCATCAGTTGCTGTTTCAGGTCTGCCAGCTCGGGGTCCCACTCGGCGCGGCTCACGAGGGCTGCCACCTGGGGGACGAAGGGTGAGTTGTTGAGGATGGCCTGCAGCCGGGTGAGTTCGGCGGTGAGGTCGGCGGCGAGGTCGCCGTGTTCGGTGTGGGTTCGCGTGGCGGCGGTGCCGGTGAGAGCGTCGACCAGGAGCTTGGTGCGGTCCGGCCAGTGCCGGTACACGGTTGCCCGGCCCACGCCTGCGGCTTCGGCCACCTGTTGGTGGGTCACCGCCTCGAGGCCGGCGCTGCGCACCAGGTCGCGCACCGCGTCGAGCACTGCCTCGCGGGTCCGCGCCACTCGTGGGTCGAGGTCGTCGGTGGAGTTGCCCATGCGGTCGAGCCTAGCAAGTTGTGAAACGATCTGTCTCAGAGTAGGTTGTGAGTCATCGTGTCTCAGAGAAAGGGACGTGACGATGGGTCGATGGCTCTACCGAATGGGAACTGGGGCGGTGGCGAACCGCCGCCGTGTGGTGGGGGTGTGGCTGCTCGCCGTGCTCGCGCTGGTGGTGGTGGCCAGAACGGCTGGGGGTGAGTTCAGCGAGGAGTTCGGCATCCCCGGCACCGGCAGCTACGAGACCCAGCAGGTGCTGGAGGAGCGGTTCCCCGAGCAGTCGGGCGGCTCGGCCCGAGTCGTCCTACATGCTCCGGACGGGCGACTCGACGACCCCGACTCCCGGGCCGCCGTCGAGGTCACCCTCGACGCCGTGCGCGAGCTGCGCGAGGTCGCCATCGTCGGAGACCCGGTCGCCGGCG encodes:
- a CDS encoding carbon-nitrogen hydrolase family protein, whose translation is MASTGTPERESTPGIDRPSSFTVAAVQATPVVLDRQATLAVVIDQLATAAAGGADLVVFPESFAPCYPDWAWRTSPWSDREWYDRFASQAVDLDGNDLDDVRAAANDAGVWVALGVTERVRSGTLYNTVAYIDRDGHLAGRHRKLVPTGAERLVWAQGQGDLLTVVDMDGVRVGSLICWENYMPLARTAMYEQGIDLLLSPTWDNSDEWIPTLRHIAKEGGVFVVGVSACIRGSDMPRELAGADEMYGGDDDWLSKGNSTIVAPGGEVIAGPLIGERGVVTASLDLSDIASARRRFDPVGHYARPDVVSLTDHRTR
- a CDS encoding TetR/AcrR family transcriptional regulator, with translation MGNSTDDLDPRVARTREAVLDAVRDLVRSAGLEAVTHQQVAEAAGVGRATVYRHWPDRTKLLVDALTGTAATRTHTEHGDLAADLTAELTRLQAILNNSPFVPQVAALVSRAEWDPELADLKQQLMAEGTAGLRRAIEAGVARDELSGVADIEAAVAILAGPLFFKRLLAGQPITDDLVAAIVARFTTTSGSRPVEGPRLV